One segment of Panicum virgatum strain AP13 chromosome 3K, P.virgatum_v5, whole genome shotgun sequence DNA contains the following:
- the LOC120697956 gene encoding myb-related protein Hv33-like, which produces MGRLSCGGGVQPKLRKGLWSPEEDEKLYNHIIRHGVGCWSSVPKLAGLQRCGKSCRLRWINYLRPDLKRGSFSQQEEDLILALHEILGNRWSQIALHLPGRTDNEIKNFWNSCLKKKLRQRGIDPSTHKPIAGAGAAEAGAALPDARDHDHKPAAAAGDSDDGLAQKQPAVFDPFPLADFGFDLGAAGVAALYCGPYDDGVGKASPDAGGFVADYSSVLDVSENLGYGESSSNSSNWTCAEMSSAVLDSEVLHWASGGGGAAKPEPYTELERQQHSGGYGGGEQAVDDDDTLEHKFSLPCGQEQSLAHFDFTLEYF; this is translated from the exons ATGGGACGGctctcctgcggcggcggcgtgcagcccAAGCTCCGCAAGGGGCTCTGGTCGCCCGAGGAAGACGAGAAGCTGTACAATCACATCATCCGCCACGGCGTCGGCTGCTGGAGCTCCGTCCCCAAGCTCGCAG GGCTGCAGCGCTGCGGCAAGAGCTGCCGCCTGCGGTGGATCAACTACCTCCGCCCCGACCTGAAGCGCGGCAGCTTctcgcagcaggaggaggacctCATCCTCGCGCTCCACGAGATCCTCGGGAACAG GTGGTCGCAGATCGCGTTGCACCTGCCGGGGCGGACGGACAACGAGATCAAGAACTTCTGGAACAGCTGCCTCAAGAAGAAGCTCCGGCAGCGCGGCATCGACCCGAGCACGCACAAGcccatcgccggcgccggcgccgcggaggcGGGCGCGGCATTGCCGGACGCCCGGGACCACGACCacaagcccgccgccgccgccggggactcCGACGACGGCCTCGCCCAGAAGCAGCCGGCCGTGTTCGACCCGTTCCCGCTGGCCGACTTCGGCTTCGACCTGGGCGCGGCCGGCGTGGCGGCATTGTACTGCGGCCCGTACGACGACGGCGTCGGCAAGGCGTCCCCGGACGCCGGCGGGTTCGTCGCCGACTACAGCAGCGTTCTGGACGTGTCGGAGAACCTGGGGTACGGGGAGAgctccagcaacagcagcaactgGACCTGCGCCGAGATGAGCAGCGCGGTGCTCGACAGCGAGGTGCTGCACTgggcctccggcggcggcggcgccgcgaagCCGGAGCCGTACACGGAGCTGGAGCGGCAGCAGCACAGCGGAGgctacggcggcggggagcaggcGGTGGACGACGACGACACGCTGGAGCACAAGTTCTCGCTGCCCTGCGGCCAAGAGCAGAGCCTGGCGCATTTCGACTTCACCTTGGAATACTTCtga